The Salvia miltiorrhiza cultivar Shanhuang (shh) chromosome 2, IMPLAD_Smil_shh, whole genome shotgun sequence DNA window tataaaaatttatattttaagaagctaGAGCGTTGCTGATTATttaatctaaattttaatctaagctatcaaataattaatttataaaatattatattttatatatatcttatttatCAAACATTAAATCATGATACTAATTTCACTCTGTATATCATACATGTCTTAAATTTTATCTATATTAGCTTTATCCCAATGGAGCTGTCACACATACATACCCTTATAATCTTCATGGTTTGAAGTCTTAAGTAAAATTGGGCTGGGCCATAACACCAACATAATAGAGGAGAGATGTTGGAGATCACACTACAATTGCACAAGCTTCTTCTGTCTATTAATTTAatctataatttataatatattataaatataaattttacttgaaaattaattttaaaattaaatgataaatttatggttataataaaattgaaagttatttatatttttttctttttcattaacttcttatttctctctctctctctctctctctctctatgggTTGGGCTATCGCACTGcacggcggcggcggtgaaatCCCCCGCTCATTGCCGCCGGAGCGCATCCAGCCCCGAGAAGAAGCCCTCCGCCACTCTCTGCAGGTCGGCGTCGCCGCTATTAAAGCTGGTCGATCACCACTCGATGTCGTCGAACTCGTCGTTCGCGAATTGGAAGACCATCCACTCTTTAATGCGGGGAGAGGGTCTGTCTTGACAAGCAACGGGACGGTGGAAATGGAGGCTTGTATCATGGATGGGAATACGAAGCGCTGTGGAGCTGTTTCTGGCCTTACTACTGTCAAAAATGCAATTTCTCTAGCAAGGCTAGTTATGGAGAAAACTCCTCATATATATCTTGGATTTGATGGGGCTGAGGCTTTTGCAAGGGATCAAGGCGTGGAAACTATAGATTCAAGCCATTTTATAACTCCAGAAAACATTGAAAGACTGAAACAAGCAAAAGAAGCTAATCGAGTTCAGATCGATTATACAGAACCACTAACGAAAGTTGAAGAAGCGTCGCCTCCTAATGGAGACAGTCAGCTTGGGACAGTCGGGTGCGTGGCTGTGGACGGGAATGGCAACCTAGCCACTGCCACGTCAACTGGCGGATTAGTGAACAAGATGGCTGGGAGGATTGGTGACACGCCAATCATTGGCGCAGGAACCTACGCGAACAAGCTGTGCGCCGTGTCTGCTACAGGCAAGGGCGAGTCCATCATCCGGGCCACAGTTGCGAGGGACGTGGCTGCTCTTATGGAGTACAAGGGGCTGTCGCTCAAGGAGGCAGCGGCGTATGTGATTGAGGAGTGCGCGCCAAGCCACACTGCGGGTCTAGTGGCGGTGTCGGCTGCTGGAGACGTTGCGATGCCGTTCAACACGGTAGGCATGTTCAGAGCCTGCGCTACTGAGGCTGGCTATACTGAGGTTGCGATATGGCCGGATGAGTCTTGTGATTGAGCTTTTTTATGACTTAAGACATGTTATGAGATGTGTGAGAATGGATTTTATgctcttcttatcttttatttttaatatataaaaaaaaatattctctctctctctctctctctatatatatatatatatatatatatatatatatatatatatataatataatattctaaaattgtgaaattcgactaattataaaatatttaatatgcatatctaATTAAAGATCGTGCCTAGATTTAATTCGATactatatgttatgtaaatattggatttaaaatataaaaattatatttatttaatgactAAAACTGATTATATAATATCATAatgattaatttaataaaatatttcaaactatAATACACACATTACAATAAAATATACTACAAATTATTTGAAAACTTACAAAAATGTATTCCGACGTGTTTTTCCAAACTTTCAAGAGGCTGGGACGCCTTCTAATTAATATGCCATGttagtttaaaaaaataaatttagaattaaaattacatGTTCGAGGCTGATGGAAATCGGTTTCTTGAAATCGAATGACAAGGTATTATTGTAATTTCGTGTGTTTTAGTATTATAATTGTCAATGATTTTTGGTATTTCATTAGTGTTTAGATGATTCATGCATTTTATTGTAATTATATATAGGTAGttcatgatattttttttaaatgaccaATAGTTTGacctaaattttaattttattggcATCTGTAACGGAAGcaaactgaaaaaaaaagaaaaaaaagaattatcAGTCGGATTTCGAGTTTAGGCGTGTTTACaaacatcaactttttataagtCGTTCATAAAAACAGAgaaatatttgtattttctttCTAAATATATACTGAAAGTGAAATAAAATATTCTGTAACAAAATAAGGATCTCGTCGCCATCCAGAGGCGGATCCAGCATGGGGCGGTGGGGGTACAGCTGTACccccaaaataattttttttagctaataatatatatcaaatatattattTAGTGTATTTGGAGTATTAACTTATCCTTTAGTATTTTTTGCTAATTAAATTGATGTTGATTTTTTCGGTTGCCACTACAAGTATAGagatatatagtattttttggAATGACTTATGTCAAGAATAAGTTGTGAAATAACATGAGAGCTCAAGTTTTAAATAATTGTTTGGTCACTTTCATTAAGAAAGATATGTTTCTACGAGTTTCCGATGATAAGGTTGTCAAACGCTTTGAAGAAATGAAGACTCATCGAAAAATAAACTACATATAtagttatttaattttcttttgtatCTTTGAACAAtgttttaaaatatactccctccgtccatgaaagaacttcctaggagggagtgacacgggttttaagaaaaaatattattgagtgtattgagagtggataaaaggtagttaagtgtattggaagtggtgaaaatgtattactaatattgagagttgtgaaaagtgaaaagtaagaggattataagtggtggtgtatagtccaaaaataggtaggaagttcttgtgtggacgtcccaaaaaggaaagataggaaattctttcgtggacggagggagtataatttttaacattaaagtatcTTTTACACTTATGTTTATGAGATTATTTTTTCGTacccccaatttaaaaatcctggatccgccactgtcGCCATCGAAGCAAATCAAGAGTAGAAAATAAGGCTACCATTTGTATTATTCGGTAGTAGTTGAAACTGAAACGAAATAGGATCCACCATAGAGAAATTGGTTATTATTTAATCAACTAACCTACTAATTTAAATACTTGACCTGCCATGTCTtggtataaaaataataaaaaaaataggctAATAGCAGTAAGATATAACAAATTTT harbors:
- the LOC131008720 gene encoding isoaspartyl peptidase/L-asparaginase 1-like, giving the protein MGWAIALHGGGGEIPRSLPPERIQPREEALRHSLQVGVAAIKAGRSPLDVVELVVRELEDHPLFNAGRGSVLTSNGTVEMEACIMDGNTKRCGAVSGLTTVKNAISLARLVMEKTPHIYLGFDGAEAFARDQGVETIDSSHFITPENIERLKQAKEANRVQIDYTEPLTKVEEASPPNGDSQLGTVGCVAVDGNGNLATATSTGGLVNKMAGRIGDTPIIGAGTYANKLCAVSATGKGESIIRATVARDVAALMEYKGLSLKEAAAYVIEECAPSHTAGLVAVSAAGDVAMPFNTVGMFRACATEAGYTEVAIWPDESCD